DNA from Prunus persica cultivar Lovell chromosome G6, Prunus_persica_NCBIv2, whole genome shotgun sequence:
GGTGCCATAATCTACAGACAGAATCATTTTAAAATGAGACATTTATATAAGCACttgtaaatttataattcaatttctaaatACTTTTAGCTCTCTAACATGACTGACCAAGAGGAAAGAAGATAGCAAAATATATAAGCAATGGTATTTTCATGAATAATACGTAGTGCATCCTGGTGTCCTTAATATAACTTCACTCcagagaaagaaaatccaGATTTTTCTATATTATCAGGTCTTAAAGTGAGTAGTCAAGATTAAGTTTCTTTATAGATTTCACCATTACCATCACAGAGACCATAAAAAGAAAGCTAGTAACTAGACATCCTCATAATCATGTGAAGGAACAAACCTGAAGCTTGCAAGAGAGCTCCAGATTTTGTAATTGGCTCACCAACTGGATAATACTCTGTACTCAATCCAAGCACCTGTTTAGCAGATGTGACAACAGTTGGAATCTTACatctttggttcttttttaGCATAGAAGAATCCGCCGAAAAATGACTTTCCAAGAAACCATTGGAAATTTCAGATTCACTGTCAATTAACGGGCTAAAGAACTCGAAAAGAAAACCAGTAGCCAAGCTTGACCTGTAAGCAGGACTCATGGTACCTTCTTCGGGAACCACAGTAGCTCTAACTAACTTAATAGCTTCATACAAAACACCAGCAGTCAGAGTTTTCCCAGTTAAAAATTCCTCAACCTTTCTTGCTCTAATTGCATGTTTAGTTCCATAAGCACCAAAAGCCAGACAACAGTGCTCTACCATAATTCCATTAGATATTTTACAAGACGAAACTTCAGCTAAGAAGGCAGCATGTAAATAAGGCAATGCGTTTCCTAGGGGTCTGGGTGTAGCTCGATAGGTTTCAAACAGCAACGTTGTGTTTGTTTCTGGAGAAACTTGTCTGACTGCTTCCTGATGTGGGATTTTAACACTTAAAAGTACACTTTTTGGATCCAGTGGAGGTCTAGTCAGAAAATCCTCCAACTTAATCATTTCAGATCTAGAACCATTCATTATACCTACCTCTGAATCCACAGCAAGAAGTATCGTAGCAATATCTGAAGGAAAGCATTTTCTTTGTGCCATCACCAAATTCCCTCCTATACTAGCTGTATTTCTGAGAAAACCTGAACCAATTTTCTCCATATGATTGGCAATTTTATTTAACACAATCTCACCTCTTGATGGAAATTCACCTTTGTCTTTCTTCCTCAACATTTCAATAACTTCAGATATTGTTAGAATTGCTCCAATCTCAACCCCTGTCAGATCCACCTTAATCATTGACAACTCAGGAACATATCTGAGATCAATGTATCTGTCAGAGCATTTTAGCTCCTTGTAATACCCCATCCCAGTGTTACCAACAACTAATTTCATCTCATTTTCATTACTAAAATCATTAGCTTTCAATAAGTTTTGAAGCTCCTCAACACTAACAGGACTGTACCAACCATATCTCTTTGAATCCAAAAACATGGAAGACCTGATTTCGTTTCTTAAGAACTCAGGAAATGTACAGTTCTCAGCATCATGATTATATAGAGGCAAACTATCTATCTTCACTTCCTTACTGTCGCCCTTTCTCCAAAAAGAGTTGAACCCCAAATCCTCCATATCAACATCTGCTGCAAAACTCTTACAGGCATCAGCAATGGATCGATACCCAGTACATCTACAGAGGTTTCCTGCAATAGACTTTTCAACTTCAGAAACGGTGAGTTTGGAGAACCCAGGAGGTGGCTCCAGTCGATTGGTCTTTTCAGCTTTGACAAGAGCTGCAAAGAGTGAAACACACATGCCAGGAGTACAAAAACCACATTGAGAAGCATGGAAACCAGCAAACCTTTGTTGAATAGGATGGAACCCATCTTTACTATTTCCGAGTCCTTCGGATGTTGTAATTGAACATCCATTTATACTGCAAAGTAGAGTGAGACATGAACTTACATTAAAATCTTTCACTTCGTCAACAACAGGGTCATACTTGGACAGTAGCACAACACAGGCACCACAACCACCTGCAACcatttttaaagtttatattatataactAATCCAATTTTAGGCAGATGCAAAATCCAACATACATAAAACCTTTTGAAAGTTCGTAACCCAAATTACAACCTGATCtaatatgattattactgaaCACCTGAAATTATAGAATCATCAGCAAGAAAGAAGGCTCTTTAAACATCAATTGGTCaccatgaaagaaaaaagtgttCAAAACCTCCCAATCATTCAAATTTATGAGGTTATTAAATTCTACTTCTgaaactgagagagagagagagagagagagagagagagagcagaccTTCACCACAACCGAGCTTGACACTTTTGAAACGAGTCTGAGTACGCAAGAACTCAAGCAAAGTAGTTGAAGGGTCAACACTTGGGAGCTCAAACCTCTCCCCGTTAACTGCAAAAACCAGACAACCTTCTCTTTGCGCCATTTGTTAGAGTCAGAGAGCCAGAAAGCTTCAGAGGCAGAGCAACAAACTACAGAAGATAAAGTACCCATAACTCCAAATCTATCGAAGACGGAGAATGATGTCACAATCACAGAAATCCAAGTCAACCGCTAAGTCACTATTTTTGGAGCATTATCCTAAGCaatccatttttctttataagaATCGtctcttttgaaattttttaacaaCATTCCAACTGTTGGTCTTTCAAGTTTCTCCAGTTTTATCTCAATCTAATGCAAGAGCAAGGGTAAAGGCAAGGCAAACGTAAAGTTTGTTactatttatgtgaatagtaGCAGAAGCAAGGGCAAGACAAGTATAAAATTTGTCACTATTTATATGAATAATAGCAGCATCACAAGCGCAATTATTATGGGAAATATGCTGATATAATCACTTAACACAACTTTCATTCCCAAATCATCACTTTACAAAATCTTATTCTGACATAATCATTGGGGACTTGAAATTACCTAATTACCCTCTATATAAAATGCATATCTATTGACCCTTTATCGCCTCTTCTCTGAGAAAGCCAACTTCTCCcaactcctctctctctctcagttctctcttcctctctcagcgCTTTCTCTCTCCATCGACCACCAccactctctttctccctctgCTGCGAAAACCTAAGCAGtactctctccttctctctctgcaGTCGATGTTAGGGTTTGGTGAGGGGGTTCTTGAAGGTGAAAGAGAGGGTTTCTCCGTTAAATGCTCTCTCCCTTCAACAATCTCTCAGTTCCCTCTGTTTTCATGTCTTCAATCGACGtctttctcttctcctctGCTCCTTCTGGGCCTCGCAAAACCCTATTTCTTGGTTTCGGTTCCGACTTTTTTCACATACTGCCTCCTCATTCTCAATCCTCTCACAGGCAAAATTCGTGCTTTTCTTTAGGTGTTTCTGGGATTTCCAATTCGGTTCTGTGCGCAAAAAATGAGTGATTCTAAGGtgggttttgtatttgttattgACTAGTTTGTCTTTTTGTATGGTTTTCATTTGAGAAGGATAATTTCACTAACCTGTGACTGATTTTGTGAAGTTTAGTAATtaaagaaattggaaatttcGGTATTGTAACTGTGAATTACTTCATGCTTGGATGAAACTTCTATTGGTCTGATTGATTTTGCTCTATGGATGATGAAGTGCCTCAATTTGCTATTTGTCATCGTGGATTGGTTCGTTTGTGATGCGTGTTTTCAGTTCCATTTTATGATGCATATTTAGTGTGGGAATTTATTGTGGTGGCAATGGCTATTCCATTATAACACAGCTTTACCCTCACTAGGCCCTAAATTAGCTGTTGAGTAATAATGCAGAAGTAAATTTGTTGTTATCATTGCTGTTTCAGCATCTAGTAGGATATTTTGCACCGTTCTAGTCTTATGGTTaattatgtgattttgaaaTACTAATGTAAATTGGCGTGggatttttctcttccttGTGCTATAAAACCTGCcaaattttgttgttattCCTTGTTTGCAGCTATTCGTTTTTGGGTCATTCTCTGAAGATGAGACCAGGTCATTGCTGCAAAAGCAATCACCTGGGAAGGCTGAAAAGCCTTTGGAAAAGAATGTATTGCAGTTTGGGTCTATAAATTTTGTTACTAAAATATCTTCGGGTGAATGTAATGGTGAA
Protein-coding regions in this window:
- the LOC18773222 gene encoding abscisic-aldehyde oxidase isoform X2, translated to MAQREGCLVFAVNGERFELPSVDPSTTLLEFLRTQTRFKSVKLGCGEGGCGACVVLLSKYDPVVDEVKDFNVSSCLTLLCSINGCSITTSEGLGNSKDGFHPIQQRFAGFHASQCGFCTPGMCVSLFAALVKAEKTNRLEPPPGFSKLTVSEVEKSIAGNLCRCTGYRSIADACKSFAADVDMEDLGFNSFWRKGDSKEVKIDSLPLYNHDAENCTFPEFLRNEIRSSMFLDSKRYGWYSPVSVEELQNLLKANDFSNENEMKLVVGNTGMGYYKELKCSDRYIDLRYVPELSMIKVDLTGVEIGAILTISEVIEMLRKKDKGEFPSRGEIVLNKIANHMEKIGSGFLRNTASIGGNLVMAQRKCFPSDIATILLAVDSEVGIMNGSRSEMIKLEDFLTRPPLDPKSVLLSVKIPHQEAVRQVSPETNTTLLFETYRATPRPLGNALPYLHAAFLAEVSSCKISNGIMVEHCCLAFGAYGTKHAIRARKVEEFLTGKTLTAGVLYEAIKLVRATVVPEEGTMSPAYRSSLATGFLFEFFSPLIDSESEISNGFLESHFSADSSMLKKNQRCKIPTVVTSAKQVLGLSTEYYPVGEPITKSGALLQASGEAVYVDDIPSPTNCLYGAFIYSTKPLARVKGIKFKPKPHPDGVSALISFKDIPNSGENVGSKTMFGTEPLFADDLTQCAGQPIAFVVADTQKHADLAANFVVVDYEMEGIEPPILSVEEAVKKSSYFEVPPFIYPKQVGDISNGMAAADHKILSAEIKLGSQYYFYMETQTALAVPDEDNCMVVYSSIQCPEFAHSVISKCLGIPENNVRVITRRVGGGFGGKAIKAMPVATACALAAQKLHQPVRMYLNRQVDMIMAGGRHPMKIIYSVGFKSNGKITALQLDILINAGTSPDISPILPRNIVCALKKYDWGALSFDIKLCKTNTPSRSAMRAPGEVQGSFIAEAVIEHVASTLSMEVDSVRSVNLHTQYSLDLFYEHSAGEPLEYTIPLIWDKLAKSSSFNPRTEMIKEFNRCNKWKKRGISRVPIVHEVSLRPTPGKVSILSDGSVAVEVGGIELGQGLWTKVKQMAAFALGSIQCDGSGDLLDKIRVVQSDTLSLIQGGFTAGSTTSESSCEAVRLCCNILVERLATLKERLQEKMGSTNWETLIQQASLQAVNLSASSYFVPDFASMEYLNYGAAVSEGKSYCNIILSG